From Streptomyces sp. Edi4, one genomic window encodes:
- a CDS encoding sugar ABC transporter substrate-binding protein, with protein sequence MSIHRSVAIRTAVGLGAALSLTLLTACGGGGDGKGSATDGKIEGEIKFQTWNLRAKFKDYFEGVIKDFEKANPGTTVKWVDQPADNYADKLSADATAGTLPDVVNLSPDLAYPLAKAGTLLNLDKDKVAAKFKPEYLDGAWHGFDMPGLDGSYALPWYLNTGPLFYNKTMFKDAGLDPEKAPKTFDELFTDAAQLAKNGKATLAQPPTVEDFGRYGVDIMSKDGTKFTFNDAKGVEFLTKYQTMFKEGGLHKQALTLTAETAGQKFLQQEVAMNPGSAHDLDTFKKNAPSLYGSLGITDVPTNTGKQNMYLQGLSVNSQSKHAAAALAFAHFVTDQKNQEDFGHKVAVFPSTKGSLDKEYWTTADGSEEGKIRVASAKMLPTAVNYTPVLFSDEMKTILRNEIAKCLQGKESPKEALDSAASQMTKLIQQK encoded by the coding sequence ATGTCCATTCATCGCAGTGTCGCGATCCGGACGGCCGTCGGTCTCGGCGCGGCCCTCTCGCTCACCCTGCTCACCGCGTGCGGGGGCGGCGGTGACGGCAAGGGGTCGGCCACCGACGGGAAGATCGAGGGCGAGATCAAGTTCCAGACCTGGAACCTCCGCGCCAAATTCAAGGACTACTTCGAAGGCGTGATCAAGGACTTCGAGAAGGCCAACCCGGGCACCACGGTGAAGTGGGTGGACCAGCCCGCCGACAACTACGCCGACAAGCTGAGCGCGGACGCCACCGCCGGCACGCTGCCCGATGTCGTGAACCTCTCCCCGGACCTCGCCTATCCGCTGGCCAAGGCGGGCACCCTGCTCAACCTGGACAAGGACAAGGTCGCCGCCAAGTTCAAGCCCGAGTACCTGGACGGAGCCTGGCACGGCTTCGACATGCCGGGGCTCGACGGCTCGTACGCGCTGCCCTGGTATCTGAACACCGGCCCGCTCTTCTACAACAAGACCATGTTCAAGGACGCCGGTCTCGACCCTGAGAAGGCGCCGAAGACGTTCGACGAACTCTTCACCGACGCCGCCCAGTTGGCGAAGAACGGCAAGGCCACGCTGGCCCAGCCGCCGACCGTGGAGGACTTCGGGCGCTACGGCGTCGACATCATGAGCAAGGACGGGACGAAGTTCACCTTCAACGACGCCAAGGGCGTCGAGTTCCTGACCAAGTATCAGACGATGTTCAAGGAAGGCGGCCTGCACAAGCAGGCGCTCACGCTCACCGCGGAGACGGCCGGGCAGAAGTTCCTCCAGCAGGAGGTGGCCATGAACCCGGGCAGCGCCCACGACCTCGACACCTTCAAGAAGAACGCCCCCTCGCTCTACGGCAGCCTCGGCATCACCGACGTACCGACCAACACCGGCAAGCAGAACATGTACTTGCAGGGTCTCTCGGTCAACTCCCAGAGCAAGCACGCCGCGGCCGCGCTCGCCTTCGCGCACTTCGTCACCGACCAGAAGAACCAGGAGGACTTCGGCCACAAGGTCGCCGTCTTCCCCAGCACCAAGGGTTCGCTGGACAAGGAGTACTGGACCACCGCCGACGGCAGCGAGGAGGGCAAGATCCGGGTCGCCTCGGCCAAGATGCTGCCGACCGCCGTCAACTACACGCCGGTGCTGTTCAGCGACGAGATGAAGACGATCCTGCGCAACGAAATAGCCAAGTGCCTCCAGGGCAAGGAGTCGCCCAAGGAGGCCCTGGACAGCGCGGCGAGCCAGATGACCAAGCTCATCCAGCAGAAGTGA
- a CDS encoding carbohydrate ABC transporter permease, giving the protein MAAVAQRPTGPRRVRARRWRFALRYLALVVVLLVMTGPFLWQLSTSLKGATEDIYTSPPRLLPQHPTVDNYRHVAEIIPVWDFIWNSVKVALSNVATNVVGAAMAGYALARLRFKGRAAARTVFVLALLVPMEATMLAQFATMRSLGLNNTLVAVVLPGCIGAMNVLLMRNAFSAIPYEIEEAAIVDGANVWQRFTRIALPAVKGTLAVVAIFSFMGAWDDFLWPLIVLSDSEHFTLTVGLNFLHGTFSDNQRVVAAGTIIAVAPLIVMFAFLQRLFFRGVGEGAVKG; this is encoded by the coding sequence ATGGCCGCCGTCGCCCAGCGCCCCACCGGGCCCCGCCGCGTCCGCGCCCGCCGCTGGCGCTTCGCCCTGCGCTACCTGGCCCTCGTCGTCGTGCTGCTCGTCATGACCGGCCCGTTCCTGTGGCAGCTGTCCACCTCGCTCAAGGGCGCCACCGAGGACATCTACACCTCGCCGCCCCGGCTGCTGCCCCAGCACCCCACGGTCGACAACTACCGCCACGTCGCCGAGATCATCCCGGTCTGGGACTTCATCTGGAACTCCGTGAAGGTCGCGCTCAGCAACGTGGCGACCAACGTCGTCGGCGCCGCGATGGCCGGCTACGCGCTCGCCCGGCTCCGCTTCAAGGGCCGCGCCGCCGCCAGGACCGTGTTCGTCCTGGCCCTCCTGGTGCCGATGGAGGCCACGATGCTGGCCCAGTTCGCCACCATGCGCTCGCTCGGCCTCAACAACACCCTGGTCGCCGTGGTGCTGCCGGGCTGTATCGGCGCGATGAACGTGCTCCTGATGCGCAACGCCTTCAGCGCCATCCCGTACGAGATCGAAGAGGCGGCCATCGTGGACGGCGCCAACGTCTGGCAGCGCTTCACCCGCATCGCGCTGCCCGCCGTCAAGGGCACTCTCGCGGTCGTCGCGATCTTCTCCTTCATGGGCGCCTGGGACGACTTCCTGTGGCCCTTGATCGTGCTCTCCGACTCCGAACACTTCACGCTCACCGTCGGCCTGAACTTCCTGCACGGCACGTTCTCCGACAACCAGCGCGTCGTCGCGGCGGGCACCATCATCGCCGTCGCCCCGCTGATCGTGATGTTCGCCTTCCTCCAGCGGCTCTTCTTCCGCGGTGTCGGCGAGGGCGCGGTCAAGGGCTGA
- a CDS encoding sugar ABC transporter permease, with amino-acid sequence MPAAPAKDAARPPRDAAPARRPGRRRPAGRTHRALSPWLFLAPGLLVTLAFNLYPFLATVWKSFTDARTLTPGTFVGFDNFTALLHDDQFWVALRNSALYVVLVVPCLVLLPLLLALLVQRHIPGIAFFRSAYYTPVVASVVVVALMWVWMLDDRGFINGVLRALGVDPVPFLSNQWLLLLSSMALTVWKGLGYYMIIYLAALANVPRELHEAAEVDGAGPLRRFVSVTMPSVRSTMVLVGALSAVSAFRVFSEVFMIAGPTGGPGGADTTLVMLIQRAGTGLQGRTGYASALSIVLFLLTLVLMLLVLRADRKDKD; translated from the coding sequence ATGCCGGCCGCCCCCGCCAAGGACGCCGCGCGCCCTCCCCGCGACGCCGCCCCCGCGCGGCGTCCGGGGCGGCGTCGCCCCGCCGGGCGCACTCATCGCGCCCTCAGCCCCTGGCTGTTCCTGGCGCCCGGGCTCCTGGTCACCCTCGCCTTCAACCTCTACCCCTTCCTCGCCACGGTGTGGAAGTCGTTCACCGACGCCCGCACCCTGACCCCCGGCACCTTCGTCGGGTTCGACAACTTCACCGCGCTGCTCCACGACGACCAGTTCTGGGTGGCGCTGCGCAACAGCGCGCTGTACGTGGTCCTGGTCGTGCCCTGTCTCGTACTGCTGCCGCTGCTGCTCGCGCTCCTGGTCCAGCGGCACATCCCCGGCATCGCGTTCTTCCGGTCCGCCTACTACACGCCGGTCGTGGCGTCGGTGGTCGTCGTCGCCCTGATGTGGGTGTGGATGCTGGACGACCGGGGATTCATCAACGGCGTGCTGCGCGCGCTGGGCGTGGACCCGGTGCCGTTCCTGTCCAACCAGTGGCTGCTGCTGCTCAGTTCCATGGCCCTGACCGTGTGGAAGGGCCTCGGCTACTACATGATCATTTACCTGGCCGCGCTCGCGAACGTACCCCGGGAGCTCCACGAGGCCGCCGAGGTCGACGGCGCGGGGCCGCTGCGGCGCTTCGTGTCCGTCACGATGCCCTCGGTGCGCTCCACGATGGTCCTGGTCGGCGCGCTCTCGGCGGTCTCCGCGTTCAGGGTCTTCAGCGAGGTCTTCATGATCGCGGGGCCGACCGGCGGGCCCGGCGGCGCCGACACCACGCTCGTCATGCTCATCCAGCGGGCCGGCACCGGGCTCCAGGGCCGCACCGGCTACGCCTCCGCCCTGTCGATCGTGCTGTTCCTGCTGACCCTGGTCCTGATGCTGCTCGTGCTGCGGGCCGACCGGAAGGACAAGGACTGA
- a CDS encoding LacI family DNA-binding transcriptional regulator — protein MSEIETDTPPPRRPTMKDVAREAGVSTSAVSFALNNRPGVSDATRRRVIRVADRLGWRPSSAARALSGENAGAIGLVLARPADSLGGESFFLQLVSGIQASLAPRDQALVFQMVDDVQAECELYRRWWAEGRVDGVIVVDPRVSDPRPETLAVLGLPAVVIGGMEAPGSPDAPQLPRRARISNIWADDSGAMDLIVRHLYALGHRRIGHIAGTPGFAHTARRIASLRAAARRLDLDHAVSVTTDFTDRQGAKAARRLFSAATPPTALICDNEVMAVAAVSVAAERGLLIPRDVSVVSWEDSVICHTLHPQLTALVREADEFGHRAATQLLSLLDGASPRQLQDPLPRLLPRESTGPAPTG, from the coding sequence ATGAGCGAGATCGAAACCGATACGCCGCCACCCCGCCGCCCGACCATGAAAGACGTGGCCAGAGAGGCGGGCGTCTCCACGAGCGCGGTCTCCTTCGCCCTCAACAACCGGCCCGGGGTCTCCGACGCGACCCGGCGCCGGGTCATACGGGTCGCCGACCGGCTCGGCTGGCGGCCGAGCTCCGCGGCGCGGGCGCTGTCCGGCGAGAACGCGGGGGCGATCGGGCTCGTGCTCGCCCGCCCGGCGGACAGCCTGGGCGGGGAGTCGTTCTTCCTCCAACTCGTCTCGGGCATCCAGGCGAGCCTCGCGCCGCGCGACCAGGCTTTGGTGTTCCAGATGGTCGACGACGTCCAGGCCGAGTGCGAGCTGTACCGGCGCTGGTGGGCGGAGGGAAGGGTGGACGGGGTCATCGTGGTCGACCCCCGCGTCTCGGACCCGCGCCCCGAGACCCTGGCGGTCCTCGGCCTGCCGGCCGTGGTCATCGGCGGCATGGAGGCGCCAGGCAGCCCCGACGCGCCCCAACTCCCGCGCCGGGCAAGGATCTCCAACATCTGGGCGGACGACTCCGGCGCGATGGACCTGATCGTGCGTCACCTGTACGCGCTCGGGCACCGCCGCATCGGGCACATCGCGGGGACGCCCGGCTTCGCCCACACGGCACGCCGCATCGCCTCACTGCGAGCGGCGGCGCGGCGCCTCGACCTCGACCACGCGGTGTCCGTGACCACGGACTTCACCGACCGCCAGGGCGCGAAGGCGGCCCGCCGCCTGTTCTCGGCCGCCACCCCGCCCACCGCCCTCATCTGCGACAACGAGGTGATGGCGGTGGCGGCGGTCAGCGTCGCGGCGGAGCGGGGGCTGCTGATCCCCCGGGACGTGTCGGTGGTGTCCTGGGAGGACTCCGTCATCTGCCACACGCTGCACCCCCAGCTGACCGCGCTGGTCCGCGAGGCGGACGAGTTCGGACACCGCGCGGCAACGCAACTCCTGTCTCTCCTGGACGGCGCGTCCCCCCGCCAACTCCAGGACCCCCTGCCGAGGTTGCTCCCCCGGGAGAGCACGGGCCCGGCGCCGACGGGGTGA
- a CDS encoding glycosyl hydrolase: MAAPRFGVNYTPSQGWFHHWLDYDPDAVRADLDAIAALGLDHIRVFPLWPYFQPNRTLIRPRAIEHLLDLVDAAAERGLDVNVDGLQGHLSSFDFLPAWTRTWHRRNLFTDPEVVEGQAAYLRTLAAALAGRPNFIGMTVGNEINQFSAGPHPDPDRAGPDEVDAWLARMLAACEEGAPGRLHLHAEYDACWYQDDMPFTPAQAARRGAVTAVHSWVFNGTAQLHGRLSVPVEHHAAYLVELSKAWALDAHRPVWLQEVGAPAPLVPPAHAAAFTEATVENTLDCPGLWGITWWSSHDVSRDLADFPELEYGLGLLTNDGHPKDTARVLAGTARALREGARAYAPAPRSTALVVPDAPASRSSCAPGGAVFEAFFGLTADGARPTTVLASRAEDRAHLAARGITDVLTPDQVR; encoded by the coding sequence ATGGCAGCCCCGCGCTTCGGCGTCAACTACACGCCCAGCCAAGGCTGGTTCCACCACTGGCTCGACTACGACCCGGACGCCGTGCGCGCCGACCTCGACGCGATAGCCGCGCTAGGCCTGGACCACATACGGGTCTTCCCGCTGTGGCCCTACTTCCAGCCCAACCGCACCCTCATCAGGCCCCGCGCCATCGAGCACTTGCTCGACCTCGTGGACGCCGCCGCCGAGCGCGGCCTCGACGTCAACGTGGACGGGCTCCAGGGGCACCTGTCGAGCTTCGACTTCCTGCCCGCCTGGACCCGCACCTGGCACCGCCGCAACCTGTTCACCGACCCCGAGGTGGTCGAGGGGCAGGCCGCCTATCTGCGGACCCTGGCCGCCGCACTCGCCGGCCGGCCCAACTTCATCGGCATGACGGTCGGCAACGAGATCAACCAGTTCTCGGCCGGGCCCCACCCCGACCCCGACCGCGCCGGCCCCGACGAGGTGGACGCGTGGCTCGCACGGATGCTCGCGGCCTGCGAGGAGGGCGCGCCGGGGCGGCTCCATCTGCACGCGGAGTACGACGCGTGCTGGTACCAGGACGACATGCCGTTCACCCCGGCCCAGGCCGCCCGGCGCGGCGCGGTGACCGCCGTGCACTCCTGGGTCTTCAACGGCACCGCGCAGCTCCACGGACGCCTCTCGGTGCCGGTCGAGCACCACGCCGCCTACCTGGTGGAACTGTCCAAGGCCTGGGCGCTGGACGCGCACCGCCCGGTCTGGCTCCAGGAGGTCGGCGCGCCTGCGCCCCTGGTGCCGCCCGCGCACGCGGCCGCCTTCACCGAGGCGACCGTCGAGAACACCCTGGACTGCCCGGGCCTGTGGGGCATCACCTGGTGGAGCTCGCACGACGTCTCGCGCGACCTGGCCGACTTCCCCGAACTCGAGTACGGGCTCGGCCTGTTGACCAACGACGGGCACCCCAAGGACACCGCGCGGGTGCTCGCCGGGACCGCCAGGGCGCTGCGGGAGGGCGCCCGCGCCTACGCCCCCGCCCCCCGGTCCACCGCCCTCGTGGTGCCCGACGCCCCCGCGTCCCGCTCCTCGTGCGCCCCCGGCGGCGCCGTCTTCGAAGCGTTCTTCGGGCTCACCGCCGACGGCGCCCGCCCCACCACCGTCCTCGCGAGCCGCGCCGAGGACCGGGCCCACCTCGCCGCGCGCGGCATCACCGACGTCCTCACCCCCGACCAGGTCCGGTAA